The genome window GCGGCGCGCTCAAGGCCGTCAAGCTGACCCATGTTTCCGGTGCGTACTGGCGCGGCGACGAAAACCGTCCCATGCTGCAGCGCATTTACGGCACGGCCTGGCACGATCCCAAGGCGCTGAAGAAATATCTCAACCAGCTTGAGGAAGCCAGGAAGCGCGACCACAGGAAGCTCGGGCGCGAGCTCGACCTTTTTTCCGTCCATGAGGACGTCGGTCCGGGCATGGTCATCTGGCACCCCAAGGGCGCCCTGGTGCGCACCATTCTCGAGGACTTCGAGCGCAAGGAACACCTCAGGCGCGGCTATGACATCGTGGTCGGCCCCACCATTCTCAAGAAAGAGATGTGGGAGATTTCGGGCCACTACGAGCACTACCGTGAGAATATGTATTTTACCGAGATTGACGACCAGGAGTATGGCATCAAGCCCATGAACTGCCTGTCGCACATGCTCGTGTATAAATCGCGCATTCGCAGCTATCGCGATCTGCCCATCCGTCTTTTCGAACTCGGCACGGTGCATCGCCATGAGCGCGCCGGCGTGCTCCACGGCCTGCTGCGCGTGCGCCAGTTCACGCAGGATGATGCGCACATCCTGTGCCGCCCGGACCAGCTCCAGGACGAGATCCTCGGCATCATCAAGTTCGTGAGCGACGTGATGGCGCTGTTCGGATTCGAGTATGAGATGGAGCTTTCCACCCGTCCCGATAAGTCCATCGGCAGTGAGGAGGACTGGGAGCGGGCCACCAACGCCCTCAAGGGCGCCATGGAAAGCGAAGGGCTGCCGTATGAAATCAATGAAGGCGACGGCGCCTTTTATGGTCCGAAGATTGACATCAAGCTCAAGGATGCCTTAGAGCGTCGCTGGCAATGCGCTACCATTCAGTGCGATTTCACCTTGCCTGAACGATTCGACCTGTCCTATGTGGATCATGACGGCGAACGCAAGCGGCCGGTGATGTTGCATCGTGTGGTGCTCGGAGCCATAGAGCGATTCATGGGCGTGCTCATCGAGCACTTCGCCGGCGCGTTTCCCGTGTGGCTGGCGCCGGTGCAGGCGCGTGTGCTCACGGTCACGGACGCGCACAACGCATTCGCCGAAGAGGCGGTCGCCGCGCTCAAGGCGCGCGGCATCCGCGCAGAAGCAGATACGCGGAACGAAAAGCTCGGATACAAGGTGAGGGAAGCACAGCTTGAGAAAATTCCCTATATTCTTGTAGTCGGAGACAAAGAAGTCGAGGAACAGGGAGTCAGCGTGCGCATTCGGGGCAACGAAAACCTCGGCATGCATGGCCTGGACGCAACGGCCGCGATGATTCTCGATGAATGCCAGAAGCCATTTGCGCAAGGAGGAATGTCCTATAGCTTCGCCCACGCAAACGCAACAAGCTCGCTGTAACAATCAGATCCGCGCCCGGCAGTTGCGGGTGATCGATGCAGACGGCAATCAGCTTGGGGTCATCCCCAAGGATGATGCTCTGCGCATAGCGCGCGATCAGGGTCTCGATCTCGTGGAGGTCGCGCCCAATGCGGATCCTCCCGTGTGCCGCATCATGGACTACGGGAAGTACAAGTATCAGCAGCAGAAGAAGCAGCAGGAAGCACGCAAACGGCAGTCGGTCATCCAGGTCAAGGAAATCAAAGTCCGACCCAAGACCGACGAGCACGACTACCAGACCAAGCTCAAGCACGTGCGCCGCTTTCTCGAGAACGGCGACCGGGTCAAGGTGACCGTGTTTTTCCGCGGCCGCGAGATAGTCCATAAGGACCGCGGGCTCATCATCCTCCAGCGCATGGCGGATGATACGCAGGAGCTGGCCAAGGTCGAGCAGGAGCCTCGCGCCGAAGGCCGGACCATGAGCATGTATCTGGCCCCTGTGGCCAAGAAGAAATAAAACAATGCGCCGACGCATGGCGCTGGAATGAACAAGGGAGCAAGTCATGCCCAAGATGAAGACGAAAAAATCCGCAGCCAAGCGGTTCTCCGTGACCGGCAGCGGCAAGTTCAAGCGCCGTCGGCAGAACCTTCGCCACATTCTGACCAAGAAGAACGCCGACAGAAAGCGCCGTCTTGGTCAAAGCACCCTCGTGGACAAGACCAACCGCAAAGCCGTCGAGCGGATGCTGCCCTACGCGGGCTAACGTTCCGGTTCCTGCGAGGAGGAGAGAAATATGCGAGTCAAACGCGGAAAAACCGCTCACCAGCGGCACAAAAAATATCTGAAGCAAGCGAAAGGCTATCGGGGCGGACGCTCCAAGCTGTACCGCAGCGCGCGCGAGGCAGTGGAGCGCGCCGGACAGTACGCCTATCGCGACCGCAAAACCAAAAAGCGCGAGTTCCGCAAGCTGTGGATTCTGCGCATCAACGCGGCAGCCCGGGAGCACGGTCTCTCCTACAGCCGATTTATGCGCGGCCTTTCTCTGGCCGGCGTGGAGCTGAACCGGAAAGTGCTGGCCGACATGGCCGTGCGCGAGAAGGAAGGCTTCGCCAAGCTGGCCGAGACCGCCAAGAGCAAGCTGGACTAGCGGCCGCGCAAGTCGTCGGGCTTATGCCCGGCGCACAGAACCGACCTGCCCTGAGCGCCAAAAGGGCATGGGTGTGAATCGAGCGATAAGGCCCCCGCTTGCGGGGGCCTTTCTGTGCTTGAGGGATCGAAATGATCCCGCATCCCGTCCGAAAAGAGCAGGTGAACCTCTTCCACAGGCAGCGATCCATGTCCCTCTCAGACCTGATCACAGAACTGGAAGCCCTTGTCCCGGCCATGCGCGACGCCATGGCGCATGTGGAGGGCGAGAAAGAGCTTGAGGCCGTGCGCGTCGAGTTCCTCGGCCGCAAAGGCAGCCTCGCCGCGATCATGTCGCGGCTGCCGGAACTCGATCCGGACGATCGCCCCGAGGCCGGCAAGGCGGCAAACACGGTCAAGACCGCGCTTACCGAGCTTTTCGAGGAACGTCTGGCCTCGCTGGCCCGCTCCCGGGCCGAGGCCGAGCTCCAGGGCTTCGACCCCACGCTCCCGGGCCGCGACCCCGCGTGCGGCACCGTCCATCCCATTACCCTGGTCATGGAAGAGGTCTGCGCCGTGTTTGCGGAGTTGGGCTTCGAGATAGTGACCGGCCCCGAAGTGGAGAACGACTACTACAACTTCGAGGCCCTCAATATGCCGGCCGACCACCCGGCCCGCGACATGCAGGACACCCTCTACGTCCGCGACAACATCGTGCTGCGTACGCACACTTCGCCCATTCAGGCGCGCGTCATGGAAAAGCGCGAGCCCCCTGTCGCCATCATCGCGCCGGGCAAGGTCTACCGCCGCGACTCGGACGTGACCCACACCCCCATGTTTCACCAGATTGAAGGGCTGCTCGTGGACAAAGGCGTGTCCATGGCCGACCTGCGCTCGACTCTGACCTACTTCGTGCGCAAGGTCTTCGCTTCGGACGCCCAGCTCCGCTTCCGGCCGTCCTTCTTCCCGTTCACGGAGCCTTCGGCCGAGGTGGACATTTCATGTGTCATGTGCGGCGGCACTGGCCGCGTGCATAACCAGACCTGCCGGATCTGCAAGCAGACCGGCTGGGTGGAGATATTGGGCTGCGGCATGGTGGATCCGGAAGTCTTCAAATTCGCCGGGTATGACTCTGAAAAGTGGACGGGCTGGGCTTTTGGCATGGGCCTGGAACGCATTGCGCTGCTCAAGTACGGCGTGGGTGATATCCGTCTTAATTTCGAGAACGACCTGCGCTACCTGCGGCAGTTCTTTTAGAGCGCCTTAAGCTTGAAAGGGTTCAGATGGGAGCCTTGCTTCAAGACGAAATGCACTGAAAACTACACAGGGCAGGTCGTGAACCGCTTTCTGCTCTGAGTGACATACCCGTAACGGTCCGGCGAAGCGCCGGGCTGCCAGCACGGAGAGATGACGATGCTCGTCAGTGTGAAATGGTTGCGTGAGATGGTCCCCTTCGAGGTCGGCGTGGAAGAGCTCGCCGACAGGCTCACCATGCTCGGTCTCGAGATGGAGGAGTTCACCCGTCCGTTCGAGGAGATCGAGGACGTGGTGGTGGGCCATGTGCTCACCTGCGAAAAACACCCGGAGGCGGATAAGCTCTCCGTATGCACCGTGGACGTGGGCGGCGGCGAGCCTCTGAACATTGTGTGCGGCGCGCCCAACGTGGCTGCCGGCCAGAAGGTGGCCGTGGCAAAGGTGGGCACGACTCTGCCTGGCGGCCTCAAGCTCAAGAAGGCCAAGATCCGCGGCGTGGCGTCGCAGGGTATGATCTGCGCCGAGGACGAACTGGGCCTGGGCGAGGACCACAGCGGCATCATGGTGCTTTCAGAAGACCTTGAGATCGGCGCCAAGCTCGTGGA of Oceanidesulfovibrio indonesiensis contains these proteins:
- the rplT gene encoding 50S ribosomal protein L20 gives rise to the protein MRVKRGKTAHQRHKKYLKQAKGYRGGRSKLYRSAREAVERAGQYAYRDRKTKKREFRKLWILRINAAAREHGLSYSRFMRGLSLAGVELNRKVLADMAVREKEGFAKLAETAKSKLD
- the thrS gene encoding threonine--tRNA ligase, coding for MEIAVEGSKTEIPEGASCLDALKESLSGKKLRKVVACKCGDRILDLSAPVPETCDELEPVAEDSPEGLDLLRHSAAHIMAAAVKRLFPEVKVTIGPAIENGFYYDFDTPKPFTPEDLEAIEAEIQKIIAENQEFTCEVMGRDEARALFENMGETYKLELIDALDQDTVSIYRNGDFVDLCRGPHIPASGALKAVKLTHVSGAYWRGDENRPMLQRIYGTAWHDPKALKKYLNQLEEARKRDHRKLGRELDLFSVHEDVGPGMVIWHPKGALVRTILEDFERKEHLRRGYDIVVGPTILKKEMWEISGHYEHYRENMYFTEIDDQEYGIKPMNCLSHMLVYKSRIRSYRDLPIRLFELGTVHRHERAGVLHGLLRVRQFTQDDAHILCRPDQLQDEILGIIKFVSDVMALFGFEYEMELSTRPDKSIGSEEDWERATNALKGAMESEGLPYEINEGDGAFYGPKIDIKLKDALERRWQCATIQCDFTLPERFDLSYVDHDGERKRPVMLHRVVLGAIERFMGVLIEHFAGAFPVWLAPVQARVLTVTDAHNAFAEEAVAALKARGIRAEADTRNEKLGYKVREAQLEKIPYILVVGDKEVEEQGVSVRIRGNENLGMHGLDATAAMILDECQKPFAQGGMSYSFAHANATSSL
- the rpmI gene encoding 50S ribosomal protein L35, whose translation is MPKMKTKKSAAKRFSVTGSGKFKRRRQNLRHILTKKNADRKRRLGQSTLVDKTNRKAVERMLPYAG
- the pheS gene encoding phenylalanine--tRNA ligase subunit alpha — translated: MSLSDLITELEALVPAMRDAMAHVEGEKELEAVRVEFLGRKGSLAAIMSRLPELDPDDRPEAGKAANTVKTALTELFEERLASLARSRAEAELQGFDPTLPGRDPACGTVHPITLVMEEVCAVFAELGFEIVTGPEVENDYYNFEALNMPADHPARDMQDTLYVRDNIVLRTHTSPIQARVMEKREPPVAIIAPGKVYRRDSDVTHTPMFHQIEGLLVDKGVSMADLRSTLTYFVRKVFASDAQLRFRPSFFPFTEPSAEVDISCVMCGGTGRVHNQTCRICKQTGWVEILGCGMVDPEVFKFAGYDSEKWTGWAFGMGLERIALLKYGVGDIRLNFENDLRYLRQFF
- the infC gene encoding translation initiation factor IF-3, producing MNARSHLRKEECPIASPTQTQQARCNNQIRARQLRVIDADGNQLGVIPKDDALRIARDQGLDLVEVAPNADPPVCRIMDYGKYKYQQQKKQQEARKRQSVIQVKEIKVRPKTDEHDYQTKLKHVRRFLENGDRVKVTVFFRGREIVHKDRGLIILQRMADDTQELAKVEQEPRAEGRTMSMYLAPVAKKK